Below is a genomic region from Citrobacter telavivensis.
GCCGCCCGGCTTCCATCGCCACTTCGATGGCTAAGTCGGGCTTCGATGAGCGATGGATCGCCTTCGAAATGATTTTACGCATATTCATCGGCACGTTTTCCGGGATTTGCGCCACCCGGTGAAAGACATCGGAAAATCCTTGCCGGTACATAAAGTGTTCCATATCCAGCGCGGGTAGCGTGGTCAGGTGCTCTCGCTCTTCCTCCCGGTCGTTATTCAGCAGGCTTCGCACCGTGGCGGCATATTTTTTCCCGGCTTCATCACCATCCACCAGCACATGCCACTCAATGCCCATCCGCCGGGCGAATTTCACCAGCGGCTTGAGACCGGACTGCGCAAATTCGATCACCTTAATCCCTTCGGCGTCAAAATGATGGCCGCACTGGCGGGCCAGTTCGTTAATCACCCAGGTTTCTGTTTCTCCTTCCACCAGCAGCCAGCAGCGGGCAAACAGCGAAGAGGCGCGGTTAAAGCGAATGTGAAAGGCAATGCGTCGGCCATCCTCGGCGCTCAGACCACCCGGCCCCAGACGCCAGGCCGCTACGCGCGAAGATTCACGCACCAGACGACAGACATGCTCCACGGGGGTCAACGAGAGTAATTCGCCCGAGTTAGTGGTCGTGATACGCTGAAGCGGCAGCAGATTCAGCAACTGCCACGCCACTGACAGCATAATAGGATGCAGGCGCGTTTCCGGGTCTTCCACCAACAGCAACGGCCTGGCATCTTTATGCAATCTGACCGTGCCCTTCGCCTGCAATAGCGTGGAGAACAGTCCCAGCAGAATCACCCGGTGAGTACGCCCGCCAGGTTTGTCAATCATCCGGTTGATGATATCGAGATAGCGCCAGCTTCGCTGTTCGTTGGCGGAGCGTCGGCGCATTAAGCGGTGGCGGGACTGTGAAGTACCCTGCTCGGTAAAATAGTGCTCCAGCAGTTGCACCATCGCCGAAAGCCCCTGGCGAATCTGTCCGTCGGTGAGATTCTGCGGGCGCATCGCCAGTTCCCGGGCGAGAAAATCCAGTTGCCGGGCGGTGACTTCCACATCGTCAACCTCCGGCACCGTACCGTTACGGATGCGGCGCATAAACCGTGCATCGCGTAAGCGCAGCACCGGCATCAGGCGCACCAGATGTCGCGCCTGTTCGTTGATATCGTCCACCGCCAGCGGGTGCCCGTCGCCGTCGAGAAAACTGCGCAGCGTCATCACGCTGCCGTCTTCTCCGCATTCGCCTTCAAGGCGATAAAAGATGCGCTGAAAGCCATCGTGGCACGGCGCCCAGCACGCCTCCAGCGACCGGTAGCGTCGAACCCGGTAGCGACCGGGTTGCGATTCACGAAACGTCAGCACGATATGCAGGTGATGTTCACGGCCTTTCATATCGCCAGGAGGAAACCAGAAATCGTCACGGTCAAAATGATACAACTCTGATTCGGGTGACAGCAGCAGCGTTAACGCATCCAGTAAACTCGATTTACCCCAGGCGTTCTCACCAATCAGGACGTTGTTCTGCTCGAGCATCAACGACAGTCGATTGATACCGCGAAATCCCACTATCTCAACGCGTTCGAGAATCATGTTTCCTCCAGAAAACCTTCACTTTTCCTTTAAGCTCCTCGCAGTATAACTGCAAAAGCCGGCGCGGGACGTGATATGGACATTATTACGCTGGCTAACTGTACGAAGGGTGAACGATTTATTCTTTTCTCTTTCATTCGTAATAGAGAGCAGGCATGTTTGGCAGGACATAAATAAATCCGTTTGCGTTAATTCTCCTTCATATGACTATGCGCTACACTTTCCCCTAAGAGAAATCTATGGAAGGAATGACGCCGCATTGCCCTAAATCAAACTAACAGGCTTTATTTGACTAGAGAACGGATGACGATCGTTTTTAAAATAGCGAGCTATTTATTTTGTCGTCATTCAGGCGAACAGTAAATATCAATTACCGCAACGCTTTTGCGGTTATTTTTACATTGAGGTGGATATGTTTAGAAAATTAGCAGCCGAATGTTTTGGTACATTCTGGCTTGTTTTTGGTGGCTGCGGCAGCGCCGTACTGGCAGCAGCGTTTCCGGAATTAGGTATTGGTTTTGCGGGTGTCGCACTGGCATTCGGCCTGACCGTATTAACCATGGCTTTTGCCGTTGGTCATATTTCCGGCGGGCATTTTAACCCGGCAGTGACATTAGGCTTATGGGCCGGCGGTCGTTTCCCGGCAAAAGACGTCATTGGCTACATTATTGCCCAGGTGGTGGGCGGTATTATTGCCGCAGCGGTACTGTATCTGATTGCCAGCGGTAAAACCGGCTTTGATGCGACGGCCAGCGGTTTCGCCTCCAACGGTTATGGCGAGCATTCACCGGGTGGTTACTCCATGCTGTCTGCGATCGTTATCGAAATCGTGCTGACTGCTGGTTTCCTGCTGGTGATTCACGGTGCCACTGACAAACATGCACCGGCGGGCTTTGCGCCAATCGCTATCGGTCTGGCATTGACCTTGATCCACCTGATCAGTATTCCGGTGACCAATACGTCTGTTAACCCGGCGCGTAGCACCGCGGTCGCCATCTTCCAGGGCGGTTGGGCATTAGAACAACTGTGGCTGTTCTGGGTGATGCCGATTATTGGCGGTATTCTCGGTGGCCTTATTTACCGTACGCTGCTCGAAAAACGCGATTAATGAGAAAACGTCCGACGGCATATGCCCGCCGGACCAAACACTCTTCAGCCGGATAAGGCATCGTCCCTGTCCGGCTTTTATTTTGCATCTTTACTGAACCCGCGTTATTGGGTAGTGTCATGGCGCTGTCTCGCTAATTCAAAGGACCCGGCTGTTCATGTTTTCAGGACTACTCATCATTCTGCTCCCGCTGATAGCAGGTTATCTCATTGTGCTTCGGCACACCGCGGCATTAAAACTGATCAATCGGCTCTTAAGCTGGATGGTTTATCTGATTCTCTTTTTTATGGGGATCAGCCTGGCCTTTTTAGATAACCTGGCGAGCAACCTGCTGGCGATATTTCACTATTCCGCCGTCAGTATTACCGTTATTTTACTGTGTAATATTGCCGCATTACTGTGGCTGGAACGCACGTTACCCTGGCGTCACCATCACCAGCAGGAGAAACTGCCCTCCCGTATCGCGATGGCGCTTGAGTCGCTGAAGTTGTGCGGCGTGGTCGTGATCGGCTTTCTGCTGGGCTTGAGCGGTCTGCCCATTTTGCAACACGCCACAGAGGCGAGCGAATATACGCTGATCCTGTTACTGCTGTTGGTCGGGATCCAGTTACGCAATAGCGGTATGACGTTAAAGCAGATCGTCCTGAACCGGCGTGGCATGATTGTGGCGGTCGTGGTCGTCGCCAGCTCCATGATTGGCGGCCTGATCAACGCGCTGATTCTCGACCTGCCAATGAAAACCGCGCTGGCGATGGCGTCGGGGTTTGGCTGGTACTCCCTGTCGGGTATTTTGCTGACCGAATCCTACGGTCCGGTGATCGGCAGCGCCGCGTTCTTTAACGATTTGGCGCGCGAACTGCTCGCGATTATGTTGATCCCGGGACTGGTGCGCCACAGTCGCTCTACCGCGCTGGGACTGTGTGGCGCCACATCGATGGACTTTACCCTGCCGGTGTTACAGCGTACCGGTGGGCTGGAGATGGTTCCGGCGGCGATTGTCCACGGCTTTATCCTCAGTTTGCTGGTGCCCATTTTGATGGCCTTTTTCTCCGCTTAACTCCCTCTCTGGCGGTAGGGTTCTGCCGCCAAAATTGAGCTAAATCAATCTCCCTGTAAATTGTATCAGAAATACCTTTTCTCCCTTTACGCACAGGCATAACCTTAAACATGTATATTAAATATAACTTTAAAAGGTGTGACCATGTTTTGTGTGCAATGTGAACAAACCATCCGTACTCCGGCAGGAAACGGCTGCTCTTACGCGCAGGGTATGTGCGGTAAAACGGCTGAAACCTCTGACCTGCAAGATCTGCTGATTGCCTCCCTACAAGGCCTATCTGCATGGGCGGCTAAAGCGCGTGAATATGGCATCATTAATCATGACGTCGATAACTTTGCGCCGCGTGCTTTCTTCTCCACGCTGACCAACGTTAACTTCGATTCCCCGCGTATCGTCGGCTATGCCCGCGACGCTATCGCGATGCGTGAAGCGCTGAAAGCCCAGTGCCTGAGCGTTGACGCCAATGCGCACTGCGACAACCCCATGGCTGACCTGCAACTGGTGAGCGACGATCTGGGCGACCTGCAACGTCAGGCTGCCGAATTTACCCCGAATAAAGACAAAGCCGCCATTGGCGAGAATATCCTCGGCCTGCGTCTGCTGTGTCTGTACGGCCTGAAAGGTGCGGCGGCCTATATGGAACACGCACACGTTCTCGGTCAATACGACAACGACATCTACGCGCAGTACCATAAAATTATGGCGTGGCTGGGCACCTGGCCTTCCGATATGAACGCTCTGCTGGAGTGCTCAATGGAAATCGGCCAGATGAACTTCAAAGTGATGAGCATTCTGGATGCGGGTGAAACCACCAAATACGGTCACCCGACGCCAACACAGGTCAATGTCAAAGCCACTGAAGGCAAATGCATCCTGATCTCCGGCCACGACCTGAAAGATCTGTACAACCTGCTGGAACAAACCGAAGGTACCGGCGTTAACGTCTATACCCACGGTGAAATGCTGCCGGCGCATGGCTATCCGGAACTGCGTAAGTTCAAACATCTGATTGGTAACTACGGCAGCGGCTGGCAGAACCAGCAGGTCGAATTTGCCCGCTTCCCGGGGCCTATCGTGATGACCTCAAACTGCATCATCGACCCGACCGTGGGCAGTTACGACGACCGTATCTGGACCCGTAGCATCGTTGGTTGGCCAGGTGTGAGCCACCTGGAAGGTGACGACTTCGGTCCGGTTATCGCACAAGCGCAGCAAATGGCGGGCTTCCCGTACAGCGAAATTCCGCATCTGATCACCGTCGGTTTCGGTCGTCAGACGCTGCTGGGCGCGGCGGACACCCTGATCGATCTGGTGAGCCGTGAAAAACTGCGTCACATCTTCCTGGTTGGCGGCTGCGACGGCGCGCGCGGCGAACGCAACTACTTCACCGATTTCGCCACCAGTGTACCGGACGACTGCCTGATCCTGACCCTGGCCTGCGGTAAATACCGTTTCAACAAGCTGGAGTTCGGCGATATTGAAGGTCTGCCACGTCTGGTCGATGCCGGTCAATGTAACGACGCTTACTCCGCCATCATTCTGGCCGTGACGCTGGCAGAAAAACTGGGCTGCGGCGTGAATGACCTGCCGCTGTCTCTGGTGCTCTCCTGGTTCGAACAAAAAGCGATTGTCATTCTGCTGACCCTGCTCTCCCTGGGCGTGAAAAACATCGTGACCGGTCCGACCGCGCCAGGCTTCTTCACGCCAGATCTGCTGGCGGTACTCAACGAGAAATTTGGTCTGCGTTCTGTGACCACCGTTGAAGAAGACATGAAGCAATTGCTGAGCGCGTAAGGAGTTAAGACATGACAATGCCAACGAATCAGTGCCCATGGCGGATGCAGGTTCACCACATCCATCAGGAAACGCCGGATGTATGGACAATTTCGTTGCTGTGCCACGACTATTATCCGTATCGCGCCGGGCAGTATGCACTGGTGAGCGTGCGTCATTCAGCGGACACGCTGCGCGCTTACACCCTCTCTTCAACGCCGGGCGTCAGCGAGTACATTACGCTGACCGTTCGTCGGATTGATGATGGTGCGGGCTCAAAGTGGTTAACCCGCGACGTGAAGCGCGGCGACTACATCTGGCTGTCCGATGCGATGGGCGATTTCACCTGCGAAGATAAAGCCGATGATAAGTTCCTGATGCTGGCGGCCGGTTGTGGCGTCACGCCGATCATGTCGATGCGTCGCTGGTTGGCAAAGTACCGTCCGCATGCGGATGTCCAGGTTATCTTCAACGTGCGTTCGCCGCAGGATGTCATTTTCGCCGAGGAGTGGCGTCAGTATCCGGTCACGCTGGTGGCGGAAAATAACGCCACCGACGGTTTCGTGGCCGGTCGCCTGACCACGGAACTGCTGCAACGTGTTCCTGACCTGACGTCTCGTACCGTGATGACCTGTGGTCCGGCACCGTATATGGATTGGGTCGAGCAGGAAGTGAACGCGCTGGGCGTGACGCGCTTCTTTAAAGAGAAGTTCTTCACCCCGGTGGCAGATGCAGCAACCAGCGGTCTGAAATTTACCAAACTACAACCGGCGAAAGAATTTTACGCGCCGGTCGGTACGACGCTGCTGGACGCGCTGGAAAGCAACCAGGTGCCGGTGGTTGCCGTCTGCCGCGCCGGTGTCTGCGGATGCTGTAAAACAAAAGTCGTGGATGGAAATTACACGGTGAGCAGCACCATGACGCTAACAGAGGCGGAAATTGCCGACGGCTACGTGCTGGCCTGCTCCTGCCATCCGCAGAGTGACCTGGTTCTCGCCTGACAGCAGATTGCCGCATGACGCTGCGCTTATCCGGCCTACGAGAACAATGGTAGGCCGGATAAGGCATTTACGCCGCCATCCGGCAATTTCTCACCGCCACGCCGAATTGCCAGCAACCGAAAACCGTCCCGCCCCTAAAAAAGCCACCGCCAGCGCGCCGATAAAGAAATAGACCAGGCTTTCAATCGCCCATGCCCCGGTTTTATCCAGCGCCCAGGTTTCATTGATCCCGACCATCAGCCACGCCACAATCATGGTGAACGCCAGTACCAGCGCCGCCGGACGCGTCAGGATCCCGAGAATAATCAGGCAAGGCGCAATCACTTCGCCCACCAGCACACCGTACGCAATAAAGCCCGGTAGCCCTTTGGCAATCAGCATTCCGCTGATGCCATCAATGCCGGCAAACAGCTTATGCAGCCCGTGAAACAGCATTAATCCCCCAACCGCCAGGCGTAATAAAAACTTGCCAAAATCCTCGTGCGTCAGCATCCGATTCACTGCATTTAACAATGTTGTAAGCATCTGAGTTTACTCCTGGTTCGCCCTGATTTTTTTTCACGCTACGCGTTATCCCCCCTGAAAGGAAGCTGCTGAAAATAAGGGGGTGCCACGCAGCGTAATCAGTATCTTCATCTAAACTTGTAACCGGTATCACAATTAAGGAGATGGAAAACCATGAAACAAACGGTTGCCGCTTTTATTGCTAAAACACTGGAACAGGCGGGTGTGAAACGTATCTGGGGCGTGACGGGCGATTCGCTGAACGGCCTGAGCGACAGTCTTAATCGCATGGGAACGATTGAGTGGATGTCGACCCGTCATGAAGAGGTGGCCGCCTTCGCGGCGGGTGCGGAGGCACAGCTAACCGGCGAACTGGCGGTTTGTGCAGGCTCCTGCGGCCCCGGTAACCTGCACCTGATCAACGGCCTGTTTGACTGTCATCGCAACCACGTCCCGGTGCTGGCTATCGCCGCCCACATCCCTTCCAGTGAAATTGGCAGCGGGTATTTTCAGGAAACGCACCCGCAGGAACTGTTCCGCGAATGCAGCCACTATTGCGAGCTGGTTTCCAGCCCGGAGCAGATCCCTCAGGTACTGGCGATTGCCATGCGCAAAGCGGTGCTCAATCGCGGCGTCTCGGTAGTGGTCTTACCGGGCGATGTGGCGTTAAAACCCGCGCCAGAAAGCGCCAGCACCCACTGGTATCACGCGCCGTTACCGATCGTCACGCCAGCGGAAGAAGAGTTAAGAAAGCTGGCCCAACTGCTGCGTTATTCCAGCAATATCGCCCTGATGTGCGGCAGCGGCTGTGCGGGGGCGCATAAAGAACTGGTCGAGTTCGCCGCCAAAATTAAAGCCCCCATCGTTCACGCCCTGCGCGGCAAAGAGCATGTCGAATACGACAACCCATATGATGTGGGAATGACCGGGCTTATCGGCTTCTCTTCCGGCTTCCATACCATGATGAACGCCGACACGCTGGTGCTGCTCGGTACGCAGTTCCCCTACCGCGCGTTCTATCCAATCGATGCCAAAATCATTCAGATTGATATCAACCCTGCCAGCATCGGCGCGCACAGCAAGGTCGACATGGCGCTGGTCGGCGATATCAAAGCCACGCTGACGGCGCTTCTGCCGCTGGTGGAGGAGAAAACCGAGCGTAAGTTCCTGGATAAGGCGTTGAGCGATTATCGCGATGCGCGTAAGGGCCTTGATGACCTCGCCAAACCCAGCGAAAAGGCGATTCATCCACAGTACCTGGCGCAACAAATCAGCCATTTCG
It encodes:
- a CDS encoding DUF2813 domain-containing protein produces the protein MILERVEIVGFRGINRLSLMLEQNNVLIGENAWGKSSLLDALTLLLSPESELYHFDRDDFWFPPGDMKGREHHLHIVLTFRESQPGRYRVRRYRSLEACWAPCHDGFQRIFYRLEGECGEDGSVMTLRSFLDGDGHPLAVDDINEQARHLVRLMPVLRLRDARFMRRIRNGTVPEVDDVEVTARQLDFLARELAMRPQNLTDGQIRQGLSAMVQLLEHYFTEQGTSQSRHRLMRRRSANEQRSWRYLDIINRMIDKPGGRTHRVILLGLFSTLLQAKGTVRLHKDARPLLLVEDPETRLHPIMLSVAWQLLNLLPLQRITTTNSGELLSLTPVEHVCRLVRESSRVAAWRLGPGGLSAEDGRRIAFHIRFNRASSLFARCWLLVEGETETWVINELARQCGHHFDAEGIKVIEFAQSGLKPLVKFARRMGIEWHVLVDGDEAGKKYAATVRSLLNNDREEEREHLTTLPALDMEHFMYRQGFSDVFHRVAQIPENVPMNMRKIISKAIHRSSKPDLAIEVAMEAGRRGVDAVPTLLRHMFSRVLWLARGRAD
- the aqpZ gene encoding aquaporin Z, whose amino-acid sequence is MFRKLAAECFGTFWLVFGGCGSAVLAAAFPELGIGFAGVALAFGLTVLTMAFAVGHISGGHFNPAVTLGLWAGGRFPAKDVIGYIIAQVVGGIIAAAVLYLIASGKTGFDATASGFASNGYGEHSPGGYSMLSAIVIEIVLTAGFLLVIHGATDKHAPAGFAPIAIGLALTLIHLISIPVTNTSVNPARSTAVAIFQGGWALEQLWLFWVMPIIGGILGGLIYRTLLEKRD
- a CDS encoding DUF340 domain-containing protein, giving the protein MFSGLLIILLPLIAGYLIVLRHTAALKLINRLLSWMVYLILFFMGISLAFLDNLASNLLAIFHYSAVSITVILLCNIAALLWLERTLPWRHHHQQEKLPSRIAMALESLKLCGVVVIGFLLGLSGLPILQHATEASEYTLILLLLLVGIQLRNSGMTLKQIVLNRRGMIVAVVVVASSMIGGLINALILDLPMKTALAMASGFGWYSLSGILLTESYGPVIGSAAFFNDLARELLAIMLIPGLVRHSRSTALGLCGATSMDFTLPVLQRTGGLEMVPAAIVHGFILSLLVPILMAFFSA
- the hcp gene encoding hydroxylamine reductase; this encodes MFCVQCEQTIRTPAGNGCSYAQGMCGKTAETSDLQDLLIASLQGLSAWAAKAREYGIINHDVDNFAPRAFFSTLTNVNFDSPRIVGYARDAIAMREALKAQCLSVDANAHCDNPMADLQLVSDDLGDLQRQAAEFTPNKDKAAIGENILGLRLLCLYGLKGAAAYMEHAHVLGQYDNDIYAQYHKIMAWLGTWPSDMNALLECSMEIGQMNFKVMSILDAGETTKYGHPTPTQVNVKATEGKCILISGHDLKDLYNLLEQTEGTGVNVYTHGEMLPAHGYPELRKFKHLIGNYGSGWQNQQVEFARFPGPIVMTSNCIIDPTVGSYDDRIWTRSIVGWPGVSHLEGDDFGPVIAQAQQMAGFPYSEIPHLITVGFGRQTLLGAADTLIDLVSREKLRHIFLVGGCDGARGERNYFTDFATSVPDDCLILTLACGKYRFNKLEFGDIEGLPRLVDAGQCNDAYSAIILAVTLAEKLGCGVNDLPLSLVLSWFEQKAIVILLTLLSLGVKNIVTGPTAPGFFTPDLLAVLNEKFGLRSVTTVEEDMKQLLSA
- a CDS encoding NADH oxidoreductase, with the translated sequence MTMPTNQCPWRMQVHHIHQETPDVWTISLLCHDYYPYRAGQYALVSVRHSADTLRAYTLSSTPGVSEYITLTVRRIDDGAGSKWLTRDVKRGDYIWLSDAMGDFTCEDKADDKFLMLAAGCGVTPIMSMRRWLAKYRPHADVQVIFNVRSPQDVIFAEEWRQYPVTLVAENNATDGFVAGRLTTELLQRVPDLTSRTVMTCGPAPYMDWVEQEVNALGVTRFFKEKFFTPVADAATSGLKFTKLQPAKEFYAPVGTTLLDALESNQVPVVAVCRAGVCGCCKTKVVDGNYTVSSTMTLTEAEIADGYVLACSCHPQSDLVLA
- a CDS encoding DoxX family membrane protein, with translation MLTTLLNAVNRMLTHEDFGKFLLRLAVGGLMLFHGLHKLFAGIDGISGMLIAKGLPGFIAYGVLVGEVIAPCLIILGILTRPAALVLAFTMIVAWLMVGINETWALDKTGAWAIESLVYFFIGALAVAFLGAGRFSVAGNSAWR
- the poxB gene encoding ubiquinone-dependent pyruvate dehydrogenase, whose translation is MKQTVAAFIAKTLEQAGVKRIWGVTGDSLNGLSDSLNRMGTIEWMSTRHEEVAAFAAGAEAQLTGELAVCAGSCGPGNLHLINGLFDCHRNHVPVLAIAAHIPSSEIGSGYFQETHPQELFRECSHYCELVSSPEQIPQVLAIAMRKAVLNRGVSVVVLPGDVALKPAPESASTHWYHAPLPIVTPAEEELRKLAQLLRYSSNIALMCGSGCAGAHKELVEFAAKIKAPIVHALRGKEHVEYDNPYDVGMTGLIGFSSGFHTMMNADTLVLLGTQFPYRAFYPIDAKIIQIDINPASIGAHSKVDMALVGDIKATLTALLPLVEEKTERKFLDKALSDYRDARKGLDDLAKPSEKAIHPQYLAQQISHFAADDAIFTCDVGTPTVWAARYLKMNGKRRLLGSFNHGSMANAMPQALGAQATAPGRQVIALCGDGGFSMLMGDFLSVVQMKLPLKIVVFNNSVLGFVAMEMKAGGYLTDGTALHDTNFARIAEACGITGIRVENAADVDEALQRALSIDGPVLVDVVVAKEELAIPPQIKLEQAKGFSLYMLRAIISGRGDEVIELAKTNWLR